A window of the Arthrobacter woluwensis genome harbors these coding sequences:
- a CDS encoding tape measure protein gives MSELATAYVNIVASSKGLGKSIVNDLTGAADAGSAAAGKRGGSSFGAAFAGIAGKVLAVAGPAMVAGLAVKGGISRALNIEDAQAKLTGLGHSTQSVTKIMNNAMAAVKGTAFGMGDAATVAAGVVAAGVKPGQDLERTLKLVGDSATIAGVGMGEMGAIFNKVAASNKIQGDVIAQLNDAGIPIVQLLGKELGKTSDEVYDLASKGKIDFATFQNAMEKGLGGAALKSGETFRGSMANLKAALGRVGETVMLPFLAAMKDGANGLIPVIDGLNKKLKPIFQDIGKGYQEMKKSFDDGEAPKFANPILTTFAAVGAAAGKASREVKGGIKAMKAAYEDGGSDVTSSGFAGVLERIGISLRAGKDGVDAFFKAFQTGTQDFSKSGFAGFMSDFGSKIKGSLTRLGIHSGR, from the coding sequence ATGTCTGAACTGGCGACCGCGTATGTCAACATCGTCGCCTCCTCCAAGGGCCTTGGCAAGAGCATCGTCAACGACCTAACTGGGGCAGCAGACGCGGGCAGCGCGGCCGCTGGCAAGCGCGGCGGAAGCTCGTTCGGCGCTGCATTCGCCGGTATCGCCGGCAAGGTCCTCGCCGTCGCTGGACCTGCAATGGTTGCAGGGCTGGCAGTCAAAGGCGGGATCTCTCGAGCACTGAACATCGAGGACGCACAGGCCAAACTCACCGGGCTGGGCCACTCCACCCAGTCGGTAACGAAGATCATGAACAATGCCATGGCCGCAGTGAAGGGCACGGCGTTCGGCATGGGTGACGCGGCCACCGTGGCTGCTGGCGTGGTCGCTGCTGGGGTGAAACCCGGCCAAGACCTTGAACGGACCCTGAAGCTCGTGGGCGACTCGGCCACCATTGCGGGTGTCGGCATGGGTGAGATGGGAGCGATCTTCAACAAGGTCGCCGCGTCGAACAAGATCCAGGGCGATGTCATCGCCCAGCTGAACGACGCTGGCATTCCGATTGTCCAGCTCTTGGGCAAGGAACTGGGTAAGACCTCCGACGAGGTCTACGACCTCGCGTCCAAAGGCAAGATCGACTTCGCGACCTTCCAGAACGCCATGGAAAAGGGCCTCGGCGGTGCAGCGCTGAAGTCCGGCGAAACGTTCCGGGGCTCGATGGCTAACCTCAAGGCAGCCCTCGGACGCGTCGGCGAAACCGTCATGCTCCCTTTCCTCGCCGCAATGAAGGACGGGGCAAACGGCCTCATCCCGGTTATCGACGGGCTCAACAAGAAGCTAAAGCCGATCTTTCAGGACATCGGCAAGGGCTACCAGGAGATGAAAAAGTCCTTCGACGATGGTGAAGCCCCGAAGTTCGCCAACCCAATTCTCACCACCTTCGCGGCAGTAGGCGCAGCAGCGGGGAAAGCCTCCCGAGAAGTCAAGGGCGGGATCAAGGCCATGAAGGCCGCTTACGAAGACGGCGGCTCCGATGTCACCAGTTCCGGTTTCGCAGGAGTCCTTGAACGTATTGGGATTAGTCTCCGTGCCGGGAAAGATGGCGTAGACGCATTCTTCAAGGCATTTCAAACTGGCACACAGGACTTCAGCAAATCCGGATTTGCCGGATTCATGAGTGATTTCGGATCAAAGATCAAAGGATCTTTGACGCGATTGGGGATTCATTCGGGCCGCTGA
- a CDS encoding DUF5361 domain-containing protein, with product MRYYGLRLTRTGRVPGFHLWEVADFAEHLPDDSATKRALGQGWTLLEQLTALIADRLAVLAWQKTADGQKGKRPPKPIPRPGFEDKTTTTFKGKPMSLEQAEKWKQARRAPQPPPGKVAHTTKAGVVKFVTERQVAYYNRNR from the coding sequence TTGCGATACTACGGGCTCCGTCTCACCCGCACCGGCAGGGTTCCCGGCTTCCACCTCTGGGAGGTTGCCGATTTCGCTGAACATCTCCCTGACGATTCGGCGACCAAGCGGGCGCTCGGACAAGGCTGGACGCTTCTCGAACAACTTACTGCCTTGATAGCAGACCGCTTGGCAGTCCTGGCATGGCAGAAGACCGCTGACGGGCAGAAGGGCAAACGCCCACCCAAGCCCATTCCGCGCCCAGGGTTCGAGGACAAGACCACCACGACGTTCAAGGGCAAACCCATGAGCCTCGAACAGGCCGAGAAGTGGAAACAGGCTCGGCGTGCACCGCAACCCCCACCGGGGAAGGTTGCTCACACCACCAAGGCCGGCGTGGTCAAGTTCGTCACCGAACGACAAGTCGCCTATTACAACAGAAACCGCTAG